From the genome of Branchiostoma floridae strain S238N-H82 chromosome 8, Bfl_VNyyK, whole genome shotgun sequence:
AAGTTAACCAAAACCTGTCGTAGTCAGCCAGCCAAACTGTACTATTCTCATTTCCTACATGTGGCTGCCCTGTCGCACGACCAACTATATCAGCCTAGAGTTGTCCCTCGACTTGTCATGTAACAAACCGAACGAAAACCAAATCCTGTTATCAGCCTGAAGCTGTCCAATAACTAATAGTACGGCTCCatatcacacaaaaattgtccttcagtcttaaactccacctgtggttgtcccacaacttgtcgcataacaaacaaaataaaaaaaactgtccgccagccatgttacctacctaggcttgtctaaacaacctgtcgtgcgaccaaccactaacacctgggtaacaaatttgtaacaacgtatcgtgcgataacagaaaactgtctaacagtctctttacttctctagtccaaaaactttccaacagtcttgctgcttacctggggttactcaacaatctgtcgtacaacaacacacaaaactatctaacagcctttttaattctctgaggttgtctaacaacctgtcacacgacaacaacaaacaaaaatgtccaacagttttgctgcttacctggggttgctAAACAATCTATCGTACGACAACCCACAaaaactgtctaacagcctttttacttctctggggttgtctaacaacctgtcgcacgacaacaacaaacaaaaaatgtccaacagtcttgttgtCTTCCTGGAGTTGCTAAACAATCTGTCGTACTACAGCACAGCGTCACAAAACTGTCGagcagcctttttacttctctggggttgtctaaccaacctgtcgcacgacaacaacaaacaaaactgtccaacagtcttgttacctacccggagttgtccaacaacctgtcatatgacaacagcaaacaaaaaaactgtcgtacactgttgttactctacctggcgttgtctcactgcctgtcgcacgacaacaaaccaaactgtccaacagtcctgttacctgcctggtgctgtcccacagcctgtcgcacgacaacaaaccaaactgtccaacagtcttgttacttgcctggtgctgtcccacagcctgtcgtacatcaaccaaccaaactgtccaacagccttgttacctgcctagtgctgtcccacagcctatcgtacatcaacgaaccaaactgtccaacagtcctgttacttgcctggtgctgtcccacagcttgtcgtacatcaacgaaccaaactgcccaacagtcctgttacttgcctggtgctgtcccacagcctatcgtacatcaacgaaccaaactgtccaacagtcctgttacttgcctggtgctgtcccacagcctgtcgtacatcaacaaacaaactgtccgacagtcctgttacttgcctggtgccgtcccacagcctgtcgtacatcaacagacaaaactgtccaacagtcttgttacctgcctggtgctgtcccacagcctgtcgtacgtcaacaaacaaaactgtccaacagtcttgttacctgcctggtgctgtcccacagcctgtcgtacatcaacaaacaaaactgtccaacagtcctgttacttgcctggtgctgtcccacagcctatcgtatacatcaacaaaccaaactgtccaacagtcctgttacttgcctggtgttgtcccacagcctgtcgtacatcaacaaatcaaactgtccaacagtcttgttacttgcctggggttgtcccacaacctgtcgtacatcaacaaacaaaactgtccaacagtcctgttacctgcctggtgttATCCCACAACCCgtcgtccatccacaaacaaagCTATCCAatagtcttgttacttacctggggttgtccaacaacctgtcgcatgacaactgcaaacaaaactgtccaacagtcttgttacttacctggggttgtccaacaacctgtcgcatgacaactacaaacaaaactgtccaacagtcttgttacttacctggggttgtccaacaacctgtcgcatgacaacaacaacaaaactttccagCAGTCTTATTATCTCTCTGGGGTTGTTTACAGCATGTCGcacgacaacagcaaacaaaaactgtccaacagttcaattgtccaacaaactattgcatgacaccaaccagacaaaaaacttcaaacacttttttttttctacctagggttgtccaagaacctgtcaagcgagaaacccaacaaaaagcaaatcggctcataaaaaaaacaaaaatcaaatcacctgaaatctcGCTACAAACTCGAGGTTGTCTGCCGACCTGAcgagcaacaagataacaacctcTAGCTGAGATATAGGACACACCTTAGGAAAACTGCCGCAGTGGTTGACAGCTGTCCGAGCGTCTTGAGGCCTGGTCCCTCAGCTTTTCGGGTTGCTGAATGCTGGCTGGTCCACCAAATGCAATGCCCAGAATCGCCGAACCGaacttcaaaattaaacaaagcaaatatacagaaaaaaacaaaggaaaatacgtaaaataaGGCAATACGTTCGACTccttccacaacaacaacaacaaacgtgatAGGCAGACAAAAAAACTATACCAAATACTGTCTAAAGTCTTTCAAAGAACGTAACTCACCCATAGAGCTACCAGTGATAAGTTGAAGCCTCCgactctttcttgataaaaaaggTCGGGCTCTGCTCCGAGCGTGCGGAAACTGGAACAACGTTGTACCGCTTCACAAAGGCTCCTATGGCGAAAAGACGGGGTAAACGGCAGCCCTAGCGGTGGCTCAGCTGTATCAACATACCTAACTCAAAtgagacaacacaaaattaattataccaagcctattttaccaaatagaatcactcacacctgcgcacgcgaaacatgtgcgatgcgcaaacatatgcaaattacgagtcgctaaacgaaatgaacgacagaatagttgctgaccaacaaaacacaccataatcatacaaaaggggaaaacaggaaaataaaatcatgaaggaacaagaaagaaaacagcccAGGGATCCACTAGAAAAATAGCCAACGTaggaagacaaatcaaaatggaatATTCCACAAGACGCCAAAAATGGCGGCGAGCTCAAAACCTTGCGTACCTGCTTGGCTTGTAAATCCTACGCCCGTAGGAAACTACTCTATCTTCTCTGTTGTCGGCAAGTTTCCCTACCCGTTCCCAGAAGGTCGTAGATATCGCAGACTTGCCCTGATGAGTCTCACTGTCAAAAACAGTGTTACTGGCGCTCTGCTATGGAACGTCCGGCTCATTCACAAGGCTGCTGCGTCAGTCATGCTGGGGTCGGCCGTGCCGGCGGTGTGACTTGCCTTCTCCGTCGACGTTCTGCCAGACAGTACTGCATATACCTGTGATGTCTAACAAACGCCCAAAATAAGCGTCTATTCTCGCAGTGAGGCATGCTTTCTTCCATAACCCATACACAATGCCCGGCACGCCAGTGTCTGCGAGAAGAACGGACCTCAGCATGACAAAGAGCGATACACGTGCAAAACGCAGACAACTCACATTCGTCCCTACGCAGCAACAAGTTCTCGCAGtttcacaaagcaaaataaaatacgaaatcttcatgacactaaaagggcAATCTTCGAATTCTATACTCCCTGTAAACGCAAACGAGGTAAATACTCGGTCTCTCTTCTACACCCCGAAAACCTGCTGGCGGTCTTTCTGTGGATCTTCTGTGTTTCCGTAGCCATGGCGTCGACAAACCAGCTGTGGGGaggagtccgtcaaactgcatgtgaatagtctatcctgcctttatatgggattgggtcttcgcctaatataggcatcgccaatcacagcgcaggaaagatagttcactgcaataataaatgtacccacatcacaaggagcttatacttttttaaacttacacctagttatcgtactgaaaattgttaatgacattacatgaagtcattcaacaattttcagtcatgatgaaaattttctgaatggaaggtgtgattattgtcattttgtgaaaaatagaagcaagctctgtctttacctggaatcaattcacaataccagtccactttgggggataatgtactgttaagaggatgttccatttttgcgcaggggtgatttggaacagtccaatgttgcgtgggaaggggtatggctgaaatatgctgtatttgctcttaagcaaatgttggcctttctagtttaactctgtatctgtatctatatagcgggtataaccgccgttcggcataacacaccagcttctgtttgCATATTTTGTGGTGAACTCTTCActgcaaacacaaaacaaaaattttcgTTCTATCTTCTGCCCACGTACATAattgtacagtattatgatgTATTGGAGGTGACTGTTTTGTTCCCCTGTAGCACCCTTGCAAAGTTGCAAGTAGGTGGTTTCCGACTAGCTATCCATAAAGGTGCTGGTGTTTTCATTCCTATAGTGGTAATTGTGGCTTTTGCACTATTGCAAACTCAAAAACAccatgaacactccattttctgcTTATGGCAAGATTAACTCAATGAAACTAAAATTCATTCGCTGTTAAACACTACAGATCTCGGAGCCATTAGCAGAACTCTTCATGGTAGTTTCTCAAAATTGTTTATGTTACAAGTCCTGCCATGTGAAATACCATATGATATTCCTACATTTCTGGTTGGCTGTGTAGTCTTGCCCGTGGATAAATTAGATCATGTCACCTACTGACACCTTGATTTTCTTACTTGTTCATGAGTGACCGTGTTTTCTTCTGCATCCCATCACTTCTGACTGCTGCGTAGAGGGTCTTGTGGTCTTTTGCTGACCCTAGACAAGGTCATGAGTATAAAAGAAGTAGTCAATCACAAGAATCTGTAGTATCAAATTCTAACAGACCAACATAACAATTCTTATTGACCTTTGACAACCTGGAATGTACAGACTGAATGAGAATCTCTTACATTTTTTGGAGAGACACACAAACGGGttgactgttttttcttctctcttGTGGCGTGCGTCCTCATTGGGAGGGGGGCCCTGtgtagaaaaaagaaagaatttgaataaaaaactaacatttgtaagcaaatatataacgttaatgtttacCTTAACACACCATAGTCTAACACTGACAACTGTTATGTTTATTCTTATTCCAACACATTTCTTGAtttagtgacccgagccccttaGATTTGTGCTaagacatttgctacattatgtaactgaacaccacagggtgtttgCTACTTTACAGTTTactggtaaccatggtgacaactGTCTGGTACAGGttgttgaccttatttgtttggagaagaaacAGAGCATAATATAGATACCttccgtgaaggtaaacataaaacATCGTGTGGATCAAGATGATTTTTCAAACCTTAAAATTACCCATTTTTTGAGAATGGGAGAAGGGAGACGTACGTTTCCATAGCTGTCTTTGAAGTAAGGTTTGAAGAAGTTCCACAGCCCGTGGCCCCGTTTGACCCTGCCGTCTGATCCTCGGTCACTCTCTGTCAGCTCCGACTTCAGCGCAGTCTGGGAGagccaagtacatgtattggaaaagttactggtacatgtaatcATTTATTTATCGTACAGTTATTTTCTTTCAGGAGCAAAAGATATTGTCTAATTGAtaattcttattcttattcGTTTAGCAAGAAAGTAGTCTGTgtgcaacacaaactctgctgtcaagggctgtaactggcccctcccttaGGAGGCCAGctggatgttgggcaggctgctataagcgagatttaatcaggttAGCAAGAAAGAGACTGATTGTCTTTAAATATATCCTTGTACTTTAAATGTTCACATGTCTTGAAAATGTTACCCAAGGTCTTAAAGCGTTAGAGCTAAAGAGATTTGCCCTACCCTCAGCAAATTTACCTCACATTTGGAGGGTTAATGAATGTATTGACCACACATTGGGAAGATGTTTCTCCTTaggaaacatcatcatcatcatcataataatcTTCGGTACTGCTTAGCCCACAAAGTGGCTTATTAGCAGCTGCCCAATGAAAATAGTACTACTAGTGCATTATGCAGTGTGAAAAAGGGTGGGAACTGGGAAGGATGTGGACATGTGCAAAGACAGGACAAGTGTAATTTTGTGATGTTACAAcagacatatttacataattatatacaatgGATGTACCTGTCTTTCCCTGTTCTGCGCCAGCATGAGCTGTACCCTGTTCAGCATGTCATGGATGTACTCCTGGTAGTTCTGGTTCAGCTCCAGAACCTCCTCTGGCTCCAGATCCTGGATCAGCTGCAATGGCAGGAACAACAAATATAAACAAGGCCAAAGGCAGTTAAACTCAAATGTTTGAGACAAAGGGGTGTGATTTTTCAACACCTTAGAGCAAGCCTATTCTTCAAGTGTATCCCAATACATGTCTTTAACAATGAACAATAAGTGTATCCCAATACACTTCTTTAACAATTAACAATAAGTGTATCCCAATACACTTCTTTAACAATTAACAGAGGTTTGAAGTCTAATAAATGGGAccacttactctccaagcagaggttggtgggaaaaattgtgaccttttcctttccgtttcatcaatttttttcgaccagccttcccaccaacctctgctggGGAACCTCTCTTTTAGATAGGCATTTTATCCCTATCTAAAAGTacaaatgattttgtttgtttttgtcttttgtttgcattgcatacAGCTGATTGCATACCCTACACACTGCTTCATGGCAAAACACCAGGTTTGCAATACAatctgcatatccagacagattttgataagtgtggtggattctttATCATATTCAAGGTGTAGCTTTCTAAAAACACAGGATGACCGAGTTAACGCCCTATCCAAGGGAAGTCCCTTAGCCAAAGTTACTAGTAGGTACTCTTTTGCACTTGACTTGAGTGAGGAAATTGATGTAAAATGTAACCCAAACTCTGTCCTGTTTTGGCGACCAACTGCTTACTTACCCCTTGTACTTCCTCCTCTGTTTGATCCTCCTCTTCCTGCTGGTACCCCACATCCGGTGCTGAAGACGGCCCTGCGACGACCAGGCCTGATGACGGTCTGCTGCGCACACCTTCCACTGTGTGAGGGGTGAGGATGAGAGTGTCTCTGGACAACTGGGGGAGGATGGAAGAGTGGTGTTTGTTACTATGGTAACTCTTATCATGGTATGAACATTTTACACAGCTGTGTAGCTTAATCGTGACACAATGTTAAGCTCATTGAATGTTTGGCAAcctaaatactagtatataacgttacagatgcagatgaactttcatactagtacttgcagtTTTCTACAATTTATAAACATGTTATTAGACCACATTTTATTACTTTCTTTGATGGAAAtgacatcatatatatatatatatatatatatattcataatgGATACTAAAGCTGTAATTTGAGCAGGCAATTtcaccaaaatgaaaaagaTTTATGCTATGCAGTACAAATTTGAACCAGTAGGAGGCACTCCTGACTGGAGATATGTCAGTACCTGAGAAGATGCTCTGGACCCTGCATTGCTGATCCTTGGTGACACTGATGACCTGAAGGGCTCTACTGGAGATGCTATAGCTGTTGAAAAACAGAAGAACAATGTCATTTCATGGCAAAACCATCCTCTTCATAGTTAGCTGTTGATACCTGATGATTCCAGTGGGCAAGCATAGGTAGACCTAGGCTAGAGTGGGACTCTTGGACCAAGGAGGATAAAATCTTGACTTTTTTACCTCCTTGCTTGGACTGAGTAAACTTGTGCAAGCAAATGCAATATTTCTGAAAGTTTTATGATACAGCTTGAAATTGCTCAAATCTTTTGATGGGTGATCCTGGGTCTGGTCTGTGACAGAATCAATATACAATGATCTAATGTTACAATGTATCAAAGTATATGAATCAATGATATTTGCAACATGAAAAGTCACATATCTTTCAAGTTCATaagtgcaaggaggttataaatGTATACTTCGTTATATATATAGTTAGCAAAAACACCCAGAGTAGTAGTACTTTGTCAACATCCAAAATGGACATCTCAAACGTTTGTACGACGTCGTATTTATACTGATGGCTTCCCGCCCATCACCTACCTAGCTTTTCCTCGTGGTCGGACTCTTCCTCCGAACTGTACTCTCCCTCCGAGCTGTCAATAACTAATCTCCCACTCAGGACCTGTTTAATCTGCTCAGTCTCCCTTTCAATCTTTTCTCGCTCCAGATCAATGCTCTGTTCGGCCATTTTGGGGTGAAAACAGACAGAACGTccaaaattggccaaaaattgaACTCCTTCTGATATCCAAGATGGCTGAACTCCGGGGAATGGtactttttgattggccaatacTTATATCCATCCGCTCGGATGAAATAACGAAGACTCTTGGTTTGAAATGGGAATATCATGGCGCAAAAGTTATATATTATGGATaaacttatatatataatttgcatgatgTGTAAGATATATGAAGAAGAAGTTTATTGATTAAGATATGAGCAGACAGAAAAGGAGTTCCACGCGGACGGATAAAAAGCACGTGAGTAGTGCCGTAACCATCATGGCGGACGAAGTCTGCTGTGCAGCTTGGATAAACAGGTTTGACTTCGTTCTCTCGTCCTCCGAGCGGTTTTAACAGTTTTCAACCTTCCTGTGTGGTTTCTAAACATTTTGGCTGTCCTCTGTACAATTTACTGTGAATTCCAGGCGTGGAATGTTAATGTGTGCGTTGTGTACGTGTCCTCGCCGCGGTCATGTTCTTGCATGCTGGACATGTTCCATACATTTACAGTCCCCTCCCCCTCTTGACAGATTATATGTGAGCGCTGTGAGATTATAATAATGTCTCCAAAGAATTACCTGCAACTCAAGGGATATCTTCCGCTGTGATATCTAGAGAATATTTGATTCTTCAAAATACTGGCCTATAGAGCTATGTTACGGCTGCGGGCATTTGGAGAGATTGGGCAGATCACAGCTCAGTCCCAATAAATTTTATACTTTCCCAAACCCCTTAAATGGCCACCAGTGGGAGGGAAATGattgttcatattttgccaggAGGTAGAATCATAGCCTGACAGTTATGATATAAAGTTATCACATGAGTGCTAAGGAATGCAGCAAGCCTAAGCCAGCTTGCCACCCGAGCATCATATTTGTTGACCACCCTAGGGCATGGTGTCAAGGCCAACTGTAGGAGCAATTCATTTGACATCAGAGGGATGTTGCTGTCTCCGTGAATGTTTTGGGTTTGGCAGCCTGTTTCAGGTCTGTTTGGCTTCTGCAACTTTTAGGAGCATAATCTCCTACCTGGCCTGTGTCAGATCTACTCTACACTTCTCTTCTTGAAGTTCGTTCTGTTCTGTGCTATGCCTTGAATAGATAGCACAGAATCTACTAATTAGTGAGAGACTGGCAAATTCTGTTGACAAATAGGTTATGTATGTGGTTTATTTTTAGGAGTAGATGTGTAGGTTTTGCTGTAATTGGTCTGTATACAagttttgttgtcattgttgtgaCCTTAGCTCATTCCTACGTCCCGACCTCTAGGACAAACAGTTATATTTACACTGGAAAGGTTACTAGGACAAAGGGATATTTGCCCATGATAGCATGACTGCCACATGTACGTATTCATATATGTAACAGAGGGTCCCCAAACTCATACGGTACTATAACTTAGAACAACTGTCAAGTTTTACTTTGTCTTATcatatttgtttttattacatttattaCATCTCTGGAAAACGTTAACATTGAAGGGGAGAATACAAGtaggaattaaaaaaaagggaaaCAATGATACCACAATGTCAAATTCAGAACTGATGTCCGGCATTCATGtatgtttatttagaacagccATTTAGGACAGCCAACTGTATCTTCTTTAGAACAGAACATACAGTTCCTTAGGCCGATAGGGAAGACTGCTGCCCTTCCCCCATCCTACTAGCAGTAATATTCTCCTAGCTCATCACCCACAGCTGTTTTTGCCATCGACAAAGTGGAAATTCCATTACTGAATGATTACATGCCCAACCGCCATGAACAACCTTGGATGGAGCCCAGAACGGGTAGCCCATTGAAGTGGGCCCATCCACCCCACTAGACTAGCCCACCTTTTCCAGAAACCAGCATCTGCATGTGTCAATTAACTCATCCACATGTGATTTGTGTTTGCTTTCAAGTTATATATAAGTCAACCTTTGTCCGTTACAACTCTTGCCTGCTTATGTTGTTCTCACATGCACAAACATCTGATCAATGACCTTTCTACTTTCACTCTTGTTCAACAACAAGCTACATGTGGGGATCAAATATAGGTGTAGGGTTGTCTCCTTCTCTAAATGTTTTTCcttcccactcattgttttttgttgttgttaaatttgacattttaatcttcaaacaaaaattgcaTAAATTTTCAGGTCAtgaagtatatattttttttacaaatgagaTGAACTTTTTATCTGTTCCAACAAGCAAATCTTTGTCCTGGGAAGTGGGATAGGTCCTGGAGACATCCCTGACTACATGAAGGTGTGACAGACTTCACTGATTTATACTTCAGAACTATGCTGGCTAAAAACATTTGGttgaaataaatcaaagaaattttgaaaaatcaatggaCAGAGAAAAGTGCAATGTGAAAATTGTCCTTGATGTATCAAAATTATTCCAACATATTTATTAAGAAGGTCCTTTTTTCATTCCCACCTGTTTCAAATATTGCGATTTAATCATGTTATCTACTTTATTGAGCCTATGCTGTTTtgatatatcatcatcatctgtcgtcctTGGTGAGCGGGGTAAGGCGAAGCACAACATCTTTCCACAGCACTAGGTCTTTCATAGCTGCTCCcaagtagcctctaccaggctgtttgatggtctaattgtcgaaattggacaaatagagtcaccgtatgctaggggagtcagccggccgagaagGTCCATTTTGGTTTGGAGAATGTCCCTACTCTGCCGGCTGACTCTCCTAGTGTACTATTTACtcttatttgaccaatttctacaattagaccaccaaaccacgaagcctggtagaggctagctccCAAGTCCTCAGTGTCAATCCCGGTGTCTCTGGAAATGTATGTAGACTAGTAGGTCTGTTGAAGTTATCAAATgcgcatgtacaaatgtacaatgtgatTGGCATACAAAGTACAGTGGGTTCATCTACAGGTCAGAGCCACACAGTGTTGCTGGCTTCCTGTAGTGTTGATTCTGTGTCAGCCTTTCTTCTAGAGTTTCAACAGATGTTTTCCTCTACATGGTGACCACTGGCAGATAGCCAATAATTTAATATGGAGTTTTCCTCTCATGATTGCATCAGACCTGAGTGATAATTACATGATGGAACATCCAGTCTTTCAGAGATTTTCAGGAAAGATCAGTCTCCTTCCTTAGTACATTTTATCAAATTTCTCTTCTTTATTTTTTCTCTGGGTTTGATTTCCTTTCTCTAAGAGTAAGAGTAAGACAAAACATCATTTTAGATATCGATGCTACCATGCCTTCAGCTGTTCTAATTACCCTTGCATTATTGTTCTTACCTTGTAATTACTCACTGTCTGGGTAATTGAGTGTTGTTCCCTGTCAGGTGAGGGTTAGAAATGCTTGCCTGTTAGTGTAGATGTGAAGGCTTGATGGCAGCTTGCCAGCAGCCTCTATCTTTAGAGGGTTGGCACTGTGTAGGTTGAGAAGATGATCTTCCCATCTCTTGCGTCAGTCACCTCTTACGTGTTAATGGTTGAACCACGTGGGTTCTTCTGCTCTATTGTCAGGTTTGACAAGCCAACTAGCCCTATTGTCTAGGTCAAATGAAAGtgccgatcgggcaagtgcatgacctaccccacttgcccgatcgggcaagtaagatttttccatccAGTGAGACTTTGATGTACTTGCAATGGtgaacatagaaaaatagaggccatgataagaattccattgctgaaatttcgtgaaaatgcatataaaagcacttaaggccacaccaatttaatttcttggttcacggattttttcataaaaaatatggagcgaaagggcgaaatgaaaataaaaataaacattgtaaaatggttggggtaaaggtaagggctgattcaaaacatgaagaataaaaagttctcagcttgaaaaaagtacaaaaacactattactgtacagtaacagcacctgtttgttgaaaattacagatgtagtgtcagtttttatgtttgtcccattcttcatgaatgaaaaatataactgcaataataatacccacattttaaggagcttataatatgaagggcaatttgctacaccagaaagttggtgaatggtttcaataatggtgaaaatttgctgagtggtaatttttatttttatttttttttcaaaaaaataggagcgagcgaattcGTGAAccaaagaaattaaatcggtatGTCCTAACATTAAAATTCTGAGCAAAtaaaaaattggttcgggcaagtaaattttctatgtgCTTGCTCGATAGGACatgtaaattttagaaaaatttACGTCCAACCCTGATTGTCATTGTGGTGATCTTCCAATAATATTTCTTTCTCTGGGCCTGGTGCGGTACAAGTTAACAGTGGAATCTTTGCTACAGGTTTCCCAAAGGTTTTGAAGTATAAATTTGATGCTGGTAATAAAAAAGGAAATTAATTAATAAACAcacattttgtctttttcaggaACTTTTGCATCTTAGAATGGGCTGAACCTCGAGCATCAGTGTAAGATAGCATCCAAACGTGACCATGACTGAGAAACAAGTGGATGCCAGCGAGCTCTTTAGCCTGCTGTCGTCACCTGACCTCCATGTAGTTGACGAAATCAAAGCCCTTATCCATGAAAACCTTAACACTGGTGAGTTTACATGTTTATAATCATTTCTAGAAGTAATACAGTAGTATGAAGTTATATGCGCAGTGCTCTCGCACCAAGACGACACAAGGGTTTGCCAAGTAAAATGTAGTACATGgtgttggaaaggtcacttgaTCTGCTCAACAGATAAGGTAGTTTTACCATTGCAAAAGGTGTTGCTTTGACTTGCTTGCACTAGTGATGTTAGTTGGTAAGCCCTAGCTTTTTAACAAGATAACTTTGAAGGCGTTGTAACAGTTGTTCACACTCCACAACTTTgtaataatactgtaaatgcatttaagtttgcagggatttacttttgctgtagcaggaaaatgtagtgtttgcggtggttttaagtttgcagaagtgccatagactgtagtctcttgccataatggaaaaatgttcgtgaaagttcgcagtgaagtagTCAtggcgaaaaccgcgaacatgtctgcatttacagtacattttcaGTCTTTTTTCAATCAACATGTGTAATTTTGTGGATGATTTTCCCTGTAGCCCGTGAACCATGGCTGCTGAATTGCCTTGTGGAGTTTTACGTGGCCACCAACAACCAGCCAGCCCTGGAGGTGTTAGTGGGCATCAGGGAGCCACATGATAAGGTAACTCATACACTGTACAGTACTCTAAGGGcctttaagtttgtggtgatttaATGTTGCTGAAACTGCACTATGACAAGCCTTACTCATAAAAGTGGCCCTCCACCACAGAGGAAATGGATAGATCACGCTTGTTAGATTCAGTGCTTTTAAGTTATTGTGACATGAAA
Proteins encoded in this window:
- the LOC118421276 gene encoding snRNA-activating protein complex subunit 4-like, whose amino-acid sequence is MAEQSIDLEREKIERETEQIKQVLSGRLVIDSSEGEYSSEEESDHEEKLAIASPVEPFRSSVSPRISNAGSRASSQLSRDTLILTPHTVEGVRSRPSSGLVVAGPSSAPDVGYQQEEEDQTEEEVQGLIQDLEPEEVLELNQNYQEYIHDMLNRVQLMLAQNRERQTALKSELTESDRGSDGRVKRGHGLWNFFKPYFKDSYGNGPPPNEDARHKREEKTVNPFVCLSKKWSAKDHKTLYAAVRSDGMQKKTRSLMNK